The following proteins are encoded in a genomic region of Thioclava nitratireducens:
- a CDS encoding sugar phosphate nucleotidyltransferase, whose product MLTQKRPNLLNGCLPVVLAGGRGKRLYELTENMCKPALPFGAGGLRLVDFTLASLHAAGFTRAIIATQYRPAPLIRHLHARWADSFPDGLLIRDATRLSRGGYRGTAHALLANLNLLEREGVNDILVMPADQICDIDLRPFIQRHRLSDAPATLVAATLASSDAEHHSVLEVAQDGHVSALTHRPSSPAEIDGSSGRSLVATGIYLFKTAWLREELPKLALGRFDISIGADLLEIALREKALQAYRLPRGDNGREAYWRDIDTLDDYRSALLDFAAPQGTTTRGSPPLSCLHLDVPPGVIGVGRRSALTAKGSVSPDCHLTDTLLAPDVSLPAGTIVEGIGRSNMRWFRRSGDTNLITQAMVDRSIARLH is encoded by the coding sequence ATGCTGACTCAAAAACGGCCCAATTTATTGAACGGTTGTCTTCCAGTGGTCTTGGCCGGCGGGCGCGGGAAGCGTCTCTACGAGCTGACCGAGAACATGTGCAAGCCTGCCCTGCCCTTTGGCGCTGGCGGCCTGCGACTGGTGGATTTCACCCTTGCCTCGTTGCACGCCGCAGGGTTCACGCGCGCCATCATCGCCACCCAGTACCGGCCCGCGCCGTTGATCCGGCACCTGCACGCCCGATGGGCGGACAGCTTCCCCGACGGGCTGCTGATCCGCGACGCGACGCGGCTTTCGCGCGGCGGCTATCGCGGCACGGCCCATGCGCTTCTCGCCAATCTGAACCTACTGGAGCGCGAAGGCGTTAACGACATTCTGGTGATGCCTGCCGATCAGATTTGCGACATCGATCTGCGTCCGTTCATCCAGCGCCACCGCCTGAGCGATGCGCCCGCGACACTGGTCGCCGCGACCCTCGCGTCTTCGGACGCGGAGCATCACTCGGTGCTTGAGGTCGCGCAAGATGGCCATGTCAGCGCGCTCACCCACCGCCCGAGTTCGCCTGCCGAGATCGACGGCAGTTCAGGGCGAAGCCTGGTCGCCACCGGCATTTACCTGTTCAAGACCGCGTGGCTCCGCGAGGAATTGCCGAAACTGGCGCTGGGACGTTTCGACATTTCGATCGGGGCCGATCTGCTGGAAATCGCACTGCGCGAGAAGGCCCTGCAAGCCTACCGCCTGCCACGCGGCGACAACGGCCGCGAAGCCTATTGGCGAGATATCGACACGCTCGACGATTATCGCTCCGCGCTTCTCGATTTCGCGGCACCGCAGGGAACCACGACGCGCGGCAGTCCGCCGCTGAGCTGCCTGCATCTCGATGTGCCTCCGGGCGTCATCGGGGTCGGTCGGCGCTCTGCGCTGACGGCGAAAGGATCGGTGTCGCCTGACTGCCACTTGACCGATACGCTGCTGGCGCCCGATGTCTCGCTGCCGGCGGGAACGATCGTGGAAGGGATCGGACGCAGCAACATGCGCTGGTTCCGACGCAGCGGCGACACCAACCTGATCACGCAGGCAATGGTCGACCGCTCGATCGCGCGGCTACACTGA